The proteins below come from a single Mangifera indica cultivar Alphonso chromosome 16, CATAS_Mindica_2.1, whole genome shotgun sequence genomic window:
- the LOC123199302 gene encoding pentatricopeptide repeat-containing protein At3g50420 yields MPPLHEPSAVATLIQICSSITSIKGARQIHALILTTATPANVQSPYPLNNVISMYLRCGSFRDAQRVFDGMPKRSPVSYNALIAAYSRDPNCGNMAVKLMSRMEYECIRPNGSTFTSLVQAASSLEDRLMGSLLHTQVIKHGFFNNICVQTSLLGMYSSCRDLESAQRIFACINDKDATAWNSIIFGNLKNDMINEGLYLYGAMVRSGVTPNQFTYSMILNACSRVGDYSFGKIIHGRVITSNINADLPIQNALLDMYFNCGATHTAFSVFSRSENVDLVSWNSMIAGYLENGDGEKAMDMFVQLLRLSFPEPDEYSFAAIISATCAFPASYYGKPLHALVSKAGYDRSIFVGTALLSMYFKNAEAKYSDKIFKLISEKDVILWTEMIIGHSRMGDEECAIKYFCEMRQEGHRSDSFALSGVLSACADLANLKQGEMIHSQVMKTGYDVKMSVCGSLVDMYAKNGDIQAAQSIFDQVQDPDLKCWNAMLGGYSQFGMAEEALNFFEAILRRGLRPDQVTFLSLLSACAHSGFVERGKVLWNHMKEYGIIPGPKHYSCMVSLLSRAGLQNEAEVLIIDAPNNKNRLEMWRTLLSSCVINRNFIKGIHAAEQVLGLDPEDSATCILLSNLYAAAGRWEGVAEMRRKIRGLVLEKDPGLSWIEARSDVHVFSSGDQSHPRVGETQAELHRLRGNMQKSVVDEIDASYC; encoded by the coding sequence ATGCCGCCATTACATGAACCCTCTGCTGTAGCGACTCTCATTCAAATATGCAGCTCCATAACCTCGATAAAAGGAGCGCGTCAAATTCACGCTCTCATCCTTACTACTGCCACACCTGCCAACGTCCAATCTCCATATCCACTTAACAATGTAATCTCAATGTACTTGCGATGCGGCTCATTCAGAGACGCCCAACGAGTGTTCGATGGAATGCCGAAGAGAAGTCCGGTTTCATATAATGCCCTCATTGCAGCCTATTCTCGTGATCCTAATTGTGGAAATATGGCCGTCAAATTGATGTCCCGAATGGAATATGAATGCATCAGGCCTAATGGCTCGACTTTCACGAGCCTGGTGCAGGCGGCTTCGTCGCTTGAGGATCGGTTGATGGGTTCATTGCTTCATACCCAAGTAATAAAACAcggattttttaataatatttgtgttCAAACATCTTTACTTGGGATGTACTCGAGTTGTAGAGATTTGGAATCTGCCCAGAGAATTTTCGCTTGCATAAATGACAAAGATGCCACTGCTTGGAATAGTATAATTTTTGGGAACTTGAAGAATGATATGATAAATGAAGGGCTTTATCTATATGGTGCAATGGTGAGGTCGGGTGTAACTCCTAACCAATTCACGTATTCAATGATTTTAAATGCTTGTAGCAGAGTTGGAGACTATAGTTTTGGAAAAATTATTCACGGCCGAGTGATCACTTCAAACATAAATGCTGATTTGCCTATACAAAATGCCTTGCTTGACATGTACTTTAATTGTGGTGCCACCCATACAGCATTCAGTGTTTTTAGTCGCAGTGAAAATGTTGACTTAGTTTCATGGAACTCAATGATTGCTGGGTATTTGGAAAATGGAGATGGGGAAAAGGCAATGGATATGTTTGTTCAGCTGCTGAGACTGTCATTCCCTGAACCCGATGAATATAGTTTTGCAGCCATCATATCTGCAACTTGTGCTTTCCCAGCTTCTTATTATGGGAAACCTCTGCATGCTTTGGTCTCAAAAGCAGGATATGATAGGAGCATTTTTGTAGGAACTGCACTATTGTCTATGTATTTCAAAAATGCTGAAGCCAAATATTCTGATAAGATATTTAAGTTGATTTCAGAAAAGGATGTAATTCTCTGGACAGAGATGATCATTGGTCATTCGAGAATGGGCGATGAAGAATGTGCAATTAAATATTTCTGTGAAATGCGTCAAGAAGGCCACAGGAGCGATAGCTTTGCTCTTAGTGGAGTTTTAAGTGCATGTGCTGACCTTGCAAATTTGAAGCAAGGTGAGATGATTCATTCCCAGGTTATGAAAACAGGATATGATGTTAAGATGTCTGTTTGTGGAAGTCTGGTGGATATGTACGCCAAAAATGGGGATATTCAAGCTGCTCAATCAATATTTGATCAAGTTCAGGATCCCGATTTGAAGTGCTGGAATGCAATGCTTGGTGGATATAGTCAGTTTGGAATGGCAGAGGAGGCATTAAATTTCTTTGAGGCAATTCTAAGACGAGGCCTAAGGCCGGATCAAGTAACATTTTTGTCTCTGCTGTCTGCTTGTGCCCACAGTGGGTTTGTCGAGAGAGGGAAGGTCTTATGGAATCATATGAAGGAATATGGCATAATTCCAGGGCCAAAACATTACTCTTGCATGGTAAGTTTGTTAAGTCGAGCAGGATTGCAAAATGAGGCAGAAGTTTTGATTATTGACGCCCCTAATAACAAAAACCGTCTAGAAATGTGGAGAACTTTGCTAAGCTCATGTGTCATTAATAGAAATTTCATCAAAGGAATTCATGCAGCAGAGCAAGTTTTAGGATTGGATCCTGAGGATAGTGCTACTTGTATCTTGCTTTCCAATCTTTATGCTGCTGCTGGAAGATGGGAGGGTGTCGCAGAAATGAGGAGAAAGATAAGAGGCTTGGTGCTGGAAAAGGATCCAGGTCTGAGCTGGATTGAGGCTAGAAGCGATGTTCATGTATTCTCTTCTGGTGATCAATCACACCCCAGGGTCGGTGAAACTCAAGCTGAACTACATAGGCTACGAGGGAACATGCAAAAATCAGTCGTAGATGAAATCGATGCAAGCTATTGTTGA